The Pseudomonas sp. MH9.2 genomic interval CGGTTTGCTGGATTGGCCGCTGCTGCAGTTCTCGGAACACAGTTCGTTTTACTGGCTGCATGGTCAGCCCGTAAGAGCACCGGACGCGCCACAATTTGGCATGGTTCGCGTGCAAGATCATGAAGGTCGCTTCATCGGAATCGGTGAAGTGAGTGAAGACGGGCGGATCGCGCCGCGTCGATTGATTCGGTCAGAATGACCGGACGAGGGTGGCTGTCAATGGGCACGGTCACATCTCATTTAAAAATACGAGGATTTGTCCTCGGCCCATTGAAACTGTCTCTCTGGAGCGGTTTCTCGAATAAAGGATTGCCCACATGGCACTCAGCGTAGAAGAAAAAGCTCAGATCGTAGCCGACTACCAGCAAGCTGTTGGTGATACTGGTTCGCCAGAAGTGCAAGTTGCACTGCTGACCACTAACATCAACAAACTGCAAGGCCACTTCAAGGCCAACGGTAAAGATCACCACTCACGTCGTGGTCTGATCCGTATGGTAAACCAGCGTCGCAAGCTGCTGGATTACCTTAAAGGTAAGGACGTTAGCCGTTACAGCGCCCTGATCGCTCGTCTGGGTCTGCGTCGCTAATAACGACGTTGCTAGAGGTTGGTTGTTTGTCACGGCTCATCGGGTTTACCTGATGGGTCGTGGCAGGCTCCCAGCCTCAAGTTTTATCTGGACGGTCGATGGGTCCGATCCCTGTCACTGCCCAAGAATTCGCAAGAAACCAGTTCCCCAAGAGCCACAAAGAAGGTAGGAAACCGTGAACCCGGTCATCAAGAAATTCCAATTCGGTCAATCGACCGTCACCCTCGAGACAGGCCGTATCGCCCGTCAAGCTTCCGGCGCAGTATTGGTCACCGTTGACGACGACGTCAGCGTGTTAGTGACTGTGGTCGGTGCCAAGCACGCTGACGCAGGCAAAGGCTTCTTCCCACTTTCCGTTCACTACCAGGAAAAAACCTACGCTGCGGGCAAAATTCCCGGCGGTTTCTTCAAGCGTGAAGGCCGTCCTTCCGAGAAAGAAACCCTGACTTCGCGTCTGATCGACCGTCCGATCCGTCCGTTGTTTCCAGAAGGTTTCATGAACGAAGTGCAGGTTGTCTGCACCGTTTTGTCCACCAGCAAAAAGACTGATCCAGACGTCGCTGCCATGATCGGCACCTCGGCTGCACTGGCGATCTCCGGTATTCCTTTCGACGGCCCTATCGGTGCTGCGCGCGTTGCTTTCCACGAAAGCACCGGCTACCTGCTGAACCCGAACTACGAACAACTCAAGGCTTCGAGCCTGGACATGGTTGTAGCCGGTACCTCGGAAGCGGTATTGATGGTTGAATCGGAAGCTAAAGAGCTGACCGAAGACCAGATGCTGGGCGCTGTACTGTTCGCCCATGACGAATTCCAGGTTGTTATCCAGGCCATCAAAGAACTGGCTGCCGAAGCTGCCAAGCCGACGTGGGACTGGAAAGCACAACCAGAAAACACCGCACTGCTGAGCGCGATTCGCGCTGAGTTCGGCGATGCGATTTCCCAGGCTTACACCATCACCGTCAAGCACGAGCGTTATGCCCGTCTGGGTGAGTTGCGTGACCAGATCGTTGCCAAGCTTTCCGGCGAAGAAGGTCAACCGACTTCCAGCGAAGTCAAAGCTGCTTTCGGCGAAATCGAATACCGCACCGTGCGCGAGAACATCGTTAACGGCAAGCCGCGTATCGATGGTCGTGATACCCGCACTGTACGTCCGCTGAACATCGAAGTCGGCGTTCTGCCGAAGACTCACGGTTCGGCATTGTTCACCCGTGGCGAAACCCAGGCTCTGGTTGTAGCGACTCTGGGTACCGCACGTGATGCACAGTTGCTCGATACCCTCGAAGGCGAGCGCAAAGACCCGTTCATGCTGCACTACAACTTCCCTCCGTTCTCGGTGGGCGAGTGTGGTCGTATGGGCGGTGCTGGTCGTCGCGAAATCGGTCACGGCCGTCTGGCTCGTCGCAGCATACAAGCCATGCTGCCTGCTGCTGACGTGTTCCCGTACACCATTCGTGTGGTATCGGAAATCACCGAGTCCAACGGTTCCAGCTCCATGGCTTCGGTCTGCGGTGCTTCCCTGGCATTGATGGACGCGGGTGTGCCGATGAAGGCACCCGTAGCCGGTATTGCCATGGGTCTGGTTAAAGAAGGCGAGAAGTTCGCCATCCTGACCGACATCCTGGGTGACGAAGATCACTTGGGCGACATGGACTTCAAAGTAGCCGGTACCGCCAAAGGTGTTACCGCGCTGCAGATGGACATCAAGATCAAAGGCATCACCGAAGAAATCATGGAGATCGCTCTGGGCCAAGCCCTGGAAGCTCGCCTGAACATCCTCGGTCAGATGAACAAGATCATTGGTCAGTCGCGTACCGAACTGTCGGAAAATGCTCCGACCATGATCGCGATGAAAATCGACACCGACAAAATCCGTGATGTCATCGGTAAAGGCGGCGCGACGATCCGTGCGATCTGTGAAGAGACCAAGGCTTCGATCGACATCGAAGACGACGGCACCATCAAGATCTTTGGCGAAACCAAGGAAGCGGCTGAAGCAGCACGTCAGCGCGTTCTGGGCATCACCGCTGAAGCCGAGATCGGCAAGATCTACATCGGTAAGGTTGAGCGTATTGTCGACTTCGGCGCATTCGTTAACATCCTGCCTGGCAAAGACGGCCTGGTTCACATTTCCATGTTGAGCGATGCTCGCGTTGAGAAAGTGACTGACATCTTGCAAGAAGGTCAGGAAGTTGAAGTTCTGGTGCTGGACGTGGACAACCGCGGCCGCATCAAACTGTCGATCAAAGACGTTGCAGCAGCAAAAGCATCGGGCGTGTAATTAGCCTGATTGCCATACGCTGAAAAAAGGACCCTTCGGGGTCCTTTTTTTATGAGCGCTTTTAAGCGCTTAGCTTATATAGGTAGCCAATCCTTTCGCCCTGCACTACATGCATCTTGCATGCAGTGCAGGGTGATGAACGTGCAATCTGCACGACAGCCAATTTTCGAGCATAAGATAACCTATTGTTTTATAACGTAATTATATTCAATCAGAGGTTGGCACAGCGCTTGCGATATACCCTGTAACCCTGCCGCCAGTGATGCTGGAGCAGATTTTAGAAAAACAGGAGTGACTCGTATGAATATGAATAAGTTCGCTATTGCCGCTGCTGCTGCCACTGCACTGACCTTTACCATGGTCAACGCGGCATTTGCTCAACAAACCACTCAAGCACCGATGGTTGTTGCTGCTGGCGAAATGACCAAAGCTACAGAGGCAACCTCTGATACCTGGATCACCACCAAAGTTAAGGCCGATCTGGTCACTGAAAAAGGCATTCCTGGTACTGACATCAAGGTAGAGACCAACAAAGGCGTGGTTTCCCTGTCATCGACCGTCACATTGACCTCCGCTCAGAAAAAACTGGCTGTCGACATCGCCAAAAAAATCAAAGGCGTTCAAGCCGTTTCGGCTGATGGCCTGAAATCCGAGTAACGTTTCACTCTCTCGCGATGATCATTGATAAGGAGCGCGCTGATAACGTTGGACGGTATCGGCTGGTTCGTTAAAGGTTCATGCGAAAGACCATAAGGATGTGGTCATTACAGGCCCCTGCGTTCGCGCCGGGGCCTGTTCTATTGTGGGGATGGGGGAATTGAAGGATAAGCCCCGGCGCGGCCGTCAGCTACCGCGCTTACTGTCTATGCGCAGTAGCCGGCCGCCTTCGAAACGCAAGTATTGATACATTCCGCTATTGGGCCCGTAGATCCACTCATCAATCTGGACTTCTTCGCGTCTATTCACGCTGCGCTTATAGCCAATGATATTTCGGGCAATAGGTTCACCGCATTTCTGCAGTACCTCAAACTCCCGATCACCCACGCTGATCAACTGACTGCCGCAACGCAAGGTATCTGCTTGTGCCTGGCCTGCGAGACAAGCGACTACCAAAAGCACTAAACCGGCTGTTCGCATGGATTATTCGCTGTCCAGATGCAGCTGAGTAACGACACGGCCATCGGGTTGAGCCTCTCCGAGGCTGGTGTCGATGAAATAGACCCGATCATCAGCCAGTTTGCCTTTATCGACCAGATAATCCTTGATGCTGCCGGCGCGCGCCTGGCCCAACTGGCGGAGCAATGCAGTGTTGGTGCTCCAGGATTTGATCACGTCCACGCGCATTTTCGCGGCGCGCTCTTCCTTACCCAGACCGGTCCACTCGGCGGGCGGTTGTTGCTTGAGCAGGGTGCGATAAATACCTTCGAGCATGGGTGGTTTTTCGTTTTCGGGCACTTGCAACAGTGAGGCTTGAGCCGGAACTTTGTCACCGCGACGCTGAAGAATCTTGTAGTACGTGCTCTGGTATTCGCGCTCCAGACGTTGAGCAGCGATCAGCGGGCCATCGCTGCTGACCGAGCTGGTGCCTTCGATCTCGAGATGTAACGTCGGGCGCTTCTTGAGTGCGGCGGAGAGCTTGTTCAGGGCGGATTGTGCGTCGCTGGTCAAGTCACTCGATCCGGGGGTGAACGCAATGCTGCCGAGGTCTTGAGACTCGCCGCCACTGATTAAACCCCCGATGAACTTGAAGGGTGCTTCAGCTGCGCGCACTACCAAATTGCGCAACGTCTGCCAAATGATTGGCATTACGCTGAACTGGGGATTGTTCAAGTCGCCGGAAATAGGCAGCTCGATGGAAATCTTGCCATCTGAGTCCTTCAGCAAGGCAATGGCCAGGCGAATCGGCAAATCGACCGCACTGGCGCTCTCGACCTTCTCACCCAGCTGTAGCTGTTCGACCACCATTTTGTTTTCGGCCTTGAGCTGGCCTTTGGTGATCATGTAATGCAGGTCGAGATTCAGGCGACCTTTGCGGATGCGGTAGCCAGCGAATTTACCTGAGTACGGCGTCAGTGTGGTCAGTTCTACGCGCTTGAAACTGGTCGCGATGTCGAGACTGGCCAAGGGGTCGAAGGGGTTGAGGCTGCCTTTGATGGTCACCGGCGCATAGCGATCAACCTTGCCATTGATATTGACCGTCGCAGGCTTCGGCTGACGGTTGTCCAGCGTGCCGATTTTGCCGTTGAGCTGCTGAATGGCGGTGGCAAAGTTGGGTGTGAGACTGAGATCGGCGAAGTTCGCGGAGCCGTCGTTGATATTCACTTCCCCGATGCGAATCCCCATCGGTTTTTCGCCGCTTGCAGAGACCTTGCCTGCGGCTGGTTTAGTCGCGGGTTTGCCGCTGTCGGCTGGCTGTGGGATCAACAGATCATCAATGTTGGTGGTGCGGTCATCGTTGATTATGAAACGCGCATACGGTTGTAGCAGATTGACCTTGGCGATCGTCAGGCTGTCGCCGTGTTGATAATCCAGTCCTTCAAGCACCACCTGCTGCCACTTGAGAAAGTCGCGCTGCTTGAGGGTGTCGAGGGTGTGCAATTGGTCGATTTGGGCCTTGCCGGTGACGCTGAAGATCAGCGGCGCGGTGCTCTTGAGATTGACTGCCAGCTCGCTGCCGAGCATGCCGCTACGCAGTTCAAGGCGGATGAACGGGCTGATATAAGACTGCGCGACACGCAGGTCAATGTCTTTGGTGGTGACCTGCAATTTGGCGCTGACCGGGCTCAGATTGACGTCGCCCATGGCAGTGATATGCCCTTGTTTGCCCAGCCCGGTATCAAGCTTGAGGCTGAAAGGCGATTTGTTGAGGCTGTCGAAATTCTGCACGTCGAGGTTCAGCGGGCCTACTTCAAGCGCAACGGGTTCC includes:
- the rpsO gene encoding 30S ribosomal protein S15, translating into MALSVEEKAQIVADYQQAVGDTGSPEVQVALLTTNINKLQGHFKANGKDHHSRRGLIRMVNQRRKLLDYLKGKDVSRYSALIARLGLRR
- the pnp gene encoding polyribonucleotide nucleotidyltransferase → MNPVIKKFQFGQSTVTLETGRIARQASGAVLVTVDDDVSVLVTVVGAKHADAGKGFFPLSVHYQEKTYAAGKIPGGFFKREGRPSEKETLTSRLIDRPIRPLFPEGFMNEVQVVCTVLSTSKKTDPDVAAMIGTSAALAISGIPFDGPIGAARVAFHESTGYLLNPNYEQLKASSLDMVVAGTSEAVLMVESEAKELTEDQMLGAVLFAHDEFQVVIQAIKELAAEAAKPTWDWKAQPENTALLSAIRAEFGDAISQAYTITVKHERYARLGELRDQIVAKLSGEEGQPTSSEVKAAFGEIEYRTVRENIVNGKPRIDGRDTRTVRPLNIEVGVLPKTHGSALFTRGETQALVVATLGTARDAQLLDTLEGERKDPFMLHYNFPPFSVGECGRMGGAGRREIGHGRLARRSIQAMLPAADVFPYTIRVVSEITESNGSSSMASVCGASLALMDAGVPMKAPVAGIAMGLVKEGEKFAILTDILGDEDHLGDMDFKVAGTAKGVTALQMDIKIKGITEEIMEIALGQALEARLNILGQMNKIIGQSRTELSENAPTMIAMKIDTDKIRDVIGKGGATIRAICEETKASIDIEDDGTIKIFGETKEAAEAARQRVLGITAEAEIGKIYIGKVERIVDFGAFVNILPGKDGLVHISMLSDARVEKVTDILQEGQEVEVLVLDVDNRGRIKLSIKDVAAAKASGV
- a CDS encoding BON domain-containing protein; its protein translation is MNKFAIAAAAATALTFTMVNAAFAQQTTQAPMVVAAGEMTKATEATSDTWITTKVKADLVTEKGIPGTDIKVETNKGVVSLSSTVTLTSAQKKLAVDIAKKIKGVQAVSADGLKSE
- a CDS encoding DUF2845 domain-containing protein is translated as MRTAGLVLLVVACLAGQAQADTLRCGSQLISVGDREFEVLQKCGEPIARNIIGYKRSVNRREEVQIDEWIYGPNSGMYQYLRFEGGRLLRIDSKRGS
- a CDS encoding DUF748 domain-containing protein gives rise to the protein MPKGLKRAICALLTVIALYSLLGFLILPGIALRIVNQQLATYSTVPATLGRLEINPYTLEVTLWGLNIGTPGQEQVGFERLYTNLQIDSLWTGALHLAAVELDKPKSELLFSKDGTLNLAKLFKLPASEPAKDAPPGKPFPMRVDHIKLADGYVHFQDLRPSEPIEFLYDKLSLELKNLSTLPEDNADMTLVAVGPGGGRVDWVGRVSLVPIASEGKLKVTDGKMKVWWPYVRDALPFVLQDGILNFSTDYTLSLASTTELQLTNTALSVAPFAINAPDGRPLVRLERLDVTETSIDLAKQQVTVGKIRSNKLETWAAREADGELDWQKLFASQPKKPASAAAIKAPATSAGSAPEVAQQPIASKPWQVLLRDVQLRNYQIHLADRVPKEPVALEVGPLNLDVQNFDSLNKSPFSLKLDTGLGKQGHITAMGDVNLSPVSAKLQVTTKDIDLRVAQSYISPFIRLELRSGMLGSELAVNLKSTAPLIFSVTGKAQIDQLHTLDTLKQRDFLKWQQVVLEGLDYQHGDSLTIAKVNLLQPYARFIINDDRTTNIDDLLIPQPADSGKPATKPAAGKVSASGEKPMGIRIGEVNINDGSANFADLSLTPNFATAIQQLNGKIGTLDNRQPKPATVNINGKVDRYAPVTIKGSLNPFDPLASLDIATSFKRVELTTLTPYSGKFAGYRIRKGRLNLDLHYMITKGQLKAENKMVVEQLQLGEKVESASAVDLPIRLAIALLKDSDGKISIELPISGDLNNPQFSVMPIIWQTLRNLVVRAAEAPFKFIGGLISGGESQDLGSIAFTPGSSDLTSDAQSALNKLSAALKKRPTLHLEIEGTSSVSSDGPLIAAQRLEREYQSTYYKILQRRGDKVPAQASLLQVPENEKPPMLEGIYRTLLKQQPPAEWTGLGKEERAAKMRVDVIKSWSTNTALLRQLGQARAGSIKDYLVDKGKLADDRVYFIDTSLGEAQPDGRVVTQLHLDSE